A part of Planococcus sp. MB-3u-03 genomic DNA contains:
- the rho gene encoding transcription termination factor Rho — translation MATMTISALENMTLKELYNLAKEYKLNNYSKLTKKELIFAILKTRAEQEGFFFMEGILEIIQSEGFGFLRPINYSPSSQDIYISASQIRRFDLRNGDKVSGKVRPPKENERYFGLLQVEAVNGEDPEVAKERVHFPGLTPLYPDRHIRLETGPEHLSTRIMDLVSPVGFGQRGLIVAPPKAGKTMLLKEIANAVTTNHPEAELIVLLIDERPEEVTDIERSVDADVVSSTFDEVPENHVKVAELVLERAMRLVEHKRDVVILMDSITRLARAYNLVIPPSGRTLSGGIDPAAFHRPKRFFGAARNIEEGGSLTILATALVDTGSRMDEVIYEEFKGTGNMELHLDRSLAERRIFPALDIRRSGTRKEELLMDPEQLDKLWTIRKTFSDSPDFTERFMKKLSHSKTNEEFFGQLPRDSKSSRTPRKTN, via the coding sequence ATGGCAACGATGACAATTTCTGCATTGGAAAATATGACGCTCAAAGAGCTTTATAACTTGGCAAAAGAATACAAGCTGAACAATTACAGCAAACTGACGAAAAAAGAATTGATTTTCGCCATTTTGAAAACTCGTGCGGAACAGGAAGGCTTCTTTTTCATGGAAGGCATCCTGGAAATCATCCAATCGGAAGGCTTCGGGTTCCTCCGCCCGATCAATTATTCACCGAGTTCACAGGATATTTACATTTCCGCTTCCCAAATCCGCCGATTCGACCTTAGAAACGGCGATAAAGTATCCGGAAAAGTCCGTCCGCCAAAAGAAAATGAACGCTATTTCGGGTTGCTTCAAGTAGAAGCCGTCAACGGCGAAGACCCAGAAGTCGCAAAAGAACGCGTCCATTTCCCGGGCTTGACGCCGCTGTATCCGGATCGCCATATCCGCCTAGAAACCGGGCCGGAACATTTATCCACACGCATCATGGATCTTGTGTCGCCGGTCGGCTTCGGCCAGCGCGGCTTGATCGTCGCACCGCCAAAAGCCGGAAAAACGATGTTGTTAAAGGAAATCGCCAATGCCGTAACGACCAACCATCCGGAAGCGGAACTGATCGTGTTGCTGATCGATGAACGGCCGGAAGAAGTCACGGATATCGAACGCTCCGTCGACGCTGATGTAGTGTCTTCGACTTTCGATGAAGTTCCTGAAAACCACGTCAAAGTAGCCGAGCTGGTTCTCGAACGCGCCATGCGCCTTGTCGAGCACAAGCGTGATGTCGTCATCTTGATGGATTCGATCACGCGACTGGCGCGAGCGTATAATCTGGTCATTCCGCCAAGCGGCCGCACGCTTTCCGGCGGGATCGATCCAGCTGCATTCCACCGCCCGAAACGCTTTTTCGGGGCTGCACGCAATATCGAAGAAGGCGGCAGCTTGACGATCCTCGCGACAGCGCTTGTTGATACGGGATCTCGCATGGATGAAGTCATCTACGAAGAGTTCAAGGGTACCGGCAATATGGAGCTGCATCTCGACCGCAGCTTGGCTGAACGCCGCATTTTCCCGGCGCTCGATATCCGCCGTTCCGGCACACGCAAGGAAGAATTGTTGATGGATCCGGAACAACTTGATAAACTATGGACTATCCGAAAAACCTTCTCGGATTCGCCGGACTTTACCGAGCGCTTCATGAAAAAGCTTAGCCATTCGAAGACCAATGAAGAGTTTTTCGGGCAATTGCCAAGAGACAGCAAGTCATCGCGCACTCCGCGAAAGACGAATTGA
- the rpmE gene encoding 50S ribosomal protein L31 has translation MKTGIHPEYKKATVTCSCGNSFETGSVKENINVELCSECHPFYTGRQKFAAADGRVDRFNKKYGLKEEINN, from the coding sequence ATGAAAACAGGTATTCACCCAGAGTACAAAAAAGCAACAGTGACTTGCTCATGCGGCAACTCATTCGAAACAGGTTCAGTAAAGGAAAACATCAACGTTGAGCTTTGCTCAGAATGTCATCCATTCTATACTGGACGCCAAAAATTCGCAGCTGCAGATGGCCGCGTAGACCGTTTCAACAAAAAATACGGCCTCAAAGAAGAAATCAACAACTAA